From one Astatotilapia calliptera chromosome 10, fAstCal1.2, whole genome shotgun sequence genomic stretch:
- the LOC113030047 gene encoding G protein-activated inward rectifier potassium channel 2 — protein sequence MEQDVESPIIRKPKLPKQAREDLPKHLAEIDRVKKIQRYVQKDGKCNVHHGNVRETYRYLTDIFTTLVDLKWRFNLFIFVLVYTVTWLFFGFMWWLIAYLRGDLDHIADNQWTPCVNNLNGFVSAFLFSIETETTIGYGYRVITDKCPEGIVLLLVQSVLGSIVNAFMVGCMFVKISQPKKRAETLVFSTNAVISMRDGRLCLMFRVGDLRNSHIVEASIRAKLIKSKQTKEGEFIPLNQTDINVGYNTGDDRLFLVSPLIICHEINQNSPFWDISQAHLSKEELEIVVILEGMVEATGMTCQARSSYVSSEIKWGYRFTPVLTLEDGFYEVDYNSFHDIYETDTPTCSAKELADMANRARLPLTWSLASKLSQQGLPESEQEGQETKTNLDEQGKSEKTERNGDIANLESESKV from the exons ATGGAGCAGGATGTGGAGAGCCCAATAATCAGAAAGCCCAAGTTGCCAAAGCAGGCCAGAGAGGACCTGCCTAAACACCTGGCAGAAATCGACCGGGTGAAAAAGATTCAGCGGTATGTCCAGAAAGATGGGAAGTGCAACGTCCATCACGGAAACGTCCGAGAGACATACCGCTATCTGACAGACATTTTTACCACACTGGTAGATCTCAAGTGGAGGTTTAACCTCTTCATCTTTGTGTTGGTGTACACGGTGACATGGCTCTTCTTTGGCTTCATGTGGTGGCTTATTGCCTACCTCCGGGGTGATCTGGACCATATAGCAGACAACCAGTGGACTCCGTGTGTCAATAACCTCAACGGGTTTGTATCAGCGTTTCTGTTCTCCATTGAAACAGAGACCACCATTGGTTATGGATACAGAGTGATCACGGACAAATGCCCCGAGGGAATAGTGCTGCTTTTAGTTCAGTCAGTGCTGGGATCTATCGTGAATGCCTTCATGGTGGGTTGCATGTTTGTTAAGATCTCACAGCCCAAGAAACGGGCTGAGACACTAGTGTTTTCCACCAATGCGGTCATCTCCATGAGAGATGGTCGGCTGTGCCTGATGTTCAGAGTTGGAGACCTCCGAAACTCGCACATCGTCGAGGCTTCAATCAGGGCCAAGCTTATCAAGTCTAAGCAGACCAAGGAGGGGGAGTTCATCCCTTTGAACCAGACAGATATAAACGTGGGTTACAACACAGGAGATGACAGGCTCTTCCTGGTATCGCCACTCATCATCTGCCATGAGATCAATCAAAACAGCCCCTTCTGGGATATCTCACAGGCCCACCTGTCCAAGGAGGAGCTGGAAATTGTTGTGATCCTCGAGGGGATGGTGGAGGCCACAG GTATGACCTGCCAGGCAAGGAGCTCCTACGTCAGCAGTGAGATCAAGTGGGGCTACCGCTTCACGCCCGTCCTGACGCTGGAGGACGGCTTCTACGAGGTGGACTACAACAGCTTCCACGACATCTACGAAACTGACACACCCACCTGCAGTGCCAAAGAGCTCGCTGATATGGCCAACCGCGCCCGCTTGCCCCTAACTTGGTCGCTGGCTAGCAAGCTGAGCCAGCAGGGGCTGCCAGAGTCTGAACAGGAGGGTCAGGAGACCAAAACCAACCTGGACGAGCAGGGGAAGAGTGAGAAGACCGAGAGGAACGGGGACATTGCCAATTTAGAGAGTGAGTCCAAAGTGTAG